A portion of the Phoenix dactylifera cultivar Barhee BC4 unplaced genomic scaffold, palm_55x_up_171113_PBpolish2nd_filt_p 001799F, whole genome shotgun sequence genome contains these proteins:
- the LOC103711599 gene encoding very-long-chain 3-oxoacyl-CoA reductase 1-like — protein MELCTCLESLRALPSWLLLLFSLGLLSALKLSFAVLRWLYVSFLRPAKNLRARYGSWAVVTGSTDGIGRAFAFQLARRGLHLVLVARNPDKLRDVSDAIRAKHAGCRIETVVIDFAGDQAEGVRRLREAIVGLDVGVLVNNAGVSYPYARFFHEVDEELMRNLIQVNVGGVTRVTHAVLPGMLERKRGAIVNIGSGAAVVIPSDPLYAVYAATKAYIDQFSRCLYVEYKNKGIDVQCQVPLYVATKMASIRRSSFFVPSSDTYARAALHWIGYEPRCTPYWPHSLLWCLLSVLPEAAIDKWRLGFCLGIRKRGQLKDAKKKEQ, from the exons ATGGAGCTTTGCACTTGCCTTGAGAGCCTCCGAGCCCTGCCGTCAtggctccttctcctcttctccctcggtCTCCTCTCCGCCCTCAAGCTCTCCTTCGCCGTCCTCCGCTGGCTCTACGTCTCCTTCCTCCGCCCCGCCAAGAACCTCCGCGCCCGCTACGGCTCCTGGGCTGTCGTCACCGGATCCACCGACGGCATCGGTAGGGCCTTCGCCTTCCAGCTCGCCCGCCGCGGCCTCCACCTCGTCCTCGTCGCCCGTAACCCCGACAAGCTCCGTGACGTCTCCGACGCCATCCGAGCCAAGCACGCGGGCTGCCGAATCGAGACCGTTGTGATCGACTTCGCCGGAGACCAGGCCGAGGGCGTCCGCCGCCTCCGGGAGGCCATCGTGGGGCTCGACGTCGGCGTGTTGGTGAACAACGCCGGCGTGTCGTACCCCTACGCGAGGTTTTTCCATGAGGTGGATGAGGAGTTGATGAGGAATTTGATTCAGGTTAATGTCGGGGGGGTGACCAGGGTCACCCACGCCGTGTTGCCGGGGATGCTGGAGAGGAAACGCGGCGCCATAGTGAACATCGGTTCGGGGGCCGCCGTTGTTATTCCATCTGATCCGCTCTATGCTGTCTATGCTGCCACCAAAGC GTACATCGATCAATTCTCGAGATGCCTCTATGTTGAGTACAAGAACAAGGGGATAGATGTGCAATGCCAG GTACCCTTGTACGTGGCGACAAAAATGGCATCCATCAGGAGATCTTCCTTCTTTGTGCCATCATCAGACACTTATGCCCGTGCTGCCTTACATTGGATTGGCTACGAACCAAGATGCACACCCTACTGGCCGCATTCCCTCCTATGGTGTCTGCTCTCCGTGCTGCCAGAGGCTGCTATTGACAAATGGCGCCTGGGCTTCTGCCTTGGCATCCGCAAGAGGGGGCAGCTCAAAGATgccaaaaagaaagaacaataG
- the LOC103711598 gene encoding dentin sialophosphoprotein-like — protein sequence MAKGSPSPPPAAASSFPVFVDSNLDTHLAMVVSPDDTVADLKRKIRIEHALCFPNAGEITIQAIKVKRRSSFYHLSDSMLVRSAFDGIQGTWFLHIDASPASMVKGQAGTVENVVSENVEQAEKHDQLHVEPNVSDLPGCNSDKIQCVVDGKQSLLETSLDRLASHGNSSLPNARSCQIDSMQGSSHDQIDMGDTNVGASKGMNLREKVVSEPDHIPDVTDMHEERTCKVIEEVEPQEQYNTSLVGGQEEKDGGEEGCENPDVGASDGGASIIDTKKEKISKRSKVSGNNLILDVDSEHLSREKKKQKKEKDGSFKESLLEAPATGNNFERPVHDEETSKLENVPPGTNSQEKHLAFFVGLSGKLIQGDSSLPENLTDDKRKKKKRKKSSKYHNEVESAVPSKNGNTSLSHCTEEPHIKIGPSVNSVDITGAVVPVGEQAIEGNAEEVGVNNYKTLTKEPDAAARFEEATENVTEENHEDPLDHSHTEQSVETNVLDGSASLTNPAVVGPEVPTNSFCSRKRSKNELPNNTASRFDPADPSEHVNPYEASGDNCRDLHEESDAATISKKIGDPNKVANLDIEVPSGTNIRSSHHRRKKNTKKAELTNLQPNKNGIAHPSGDQVSAEDYKDTLCDHHRELGKESEGATILREAVALENSPVVDSGTLSNIDDRKSNRRSKKSTKSKLQNHKFIQQESAYSLGKEPVEEKPKETLETSHKDLGKESKATTSHGEPAVLGSPSKVDLVIPSSNNDKISRHRKKKLAKAEHFYSTSSNHDLFSGDQSTRENFEKAFRTTNGESGNTSNAVMLPEDASQNISHGTISKLDSTGWLNDSSNKHETAHHSTKNITQENRKELLGNTDENSVQVNEKMDLSKSGSGKTNFDSFLPKVTKHESVLSAKELPLKEAETGKLQKDKSKRKRKLNMHSQDSIADTVKPLSSNEQHVHKSKYQDADPGNHILIDSMAELPNKEVETKTTHDEKTRERSSKSNMNFGDTSSILRPPQNSHDDSRPEKKLQEYKSDTSHQASLSRDEKRKHVRHPKEKTSASDSKLKSHDHQDGTAIVHSTDEVPHPGKMNAVIKGDAVGAPATQGDSADVACKDAVADLSASSDSTEDTPHRTKRYRVAVRKVPSKRFGKVLNHSKQEKPSLATPGAIFDDDTSESTDDEFVITNREDHMKAISDNSSTSADSDGDLEETQTIGIKPAAFGKKDGGIDDGGIILSQKWTCYRNHLNGQATLFIVEC from the exons ATGGCGAAAGGAAGCCCTTCTCCGCCGCCGGCGGCTGCTTCGTCCTTCCCGGTCTTCGTCGACTCGAACCTCGATACTCATCTCGCCATGGTCGTGTCCCCTGACGACACCGTCGCCGATCTCAAGA GGAAGATAAGGATAGAGCATGCCCTTTGCTTTCCAAATGCCGGAGAAATCACCATCCAGGCAATAAAG GTCAAGCGCAGATCGTCCTTCTATCATTTGTCAGATTCAATGCTTGTTAGAAGTGCTTTTGATGGTATCCAAGGGACTTGGTTTCTTCACATTGATGCTTCTCCTGCCTCTATGGTGAAAGGTCAAGCAGGAACTGTAGAAAATGTTGTGAGTGAGAATGTTGAGCAAGCAGAAAAGCACGATCAGCTTCATGTGGAGCCTAATGTTAGTGACTTGCCGGGTTGCAACAGTGATAAGATTCAATGTGTTGTTGATGGGAAGCAATCATTGCTTGAAACTTCTCTGGACAGATTAGCCAGTCATGGTAACTCATCATTGCCAAATGCTAGAAGCTGTCAAATTGATAGCATGCAAGGTTCTTCACATGATCAGATTGATATGGGTGATACAAATGTTGGTGCATCAAAGGGCATGAACTTAAGAGAAAAAGTGGTGTCTGAACCTGATCATATTCCTGATGTAACAGATATGCATGAAGAACGAACTTGTAAGGTCATTGAAGAGGTTGAACCACAAGAACAGTACAACACTAGCCTGGTTGGGGGTCAAGAGGAGAAGGATGGTGGAGAGGAAGGATGCGAGAATCCCGATGTTGGAGCAAGTGATGGAGGTGCTTCTATTATTGataccaagaaagaaaaaatcagTAAAAGGAGTAAAGTCTCAGGGAACAATCTCATTTTGGATGTAGATTCAGAACATCTTTCTCGAGAGAAGAAAAagcagaagaaggaaaaagatggCTCTTTTAAGGAGTCACTTCTTGAGGCTCCTGCAACAGGAAATAACTTTGAAAGGCCTGTCCATGACGAGGAGACATCAAAATTGGAAAATGTTCCTCCAGGAACTAATTCTCAGGAGAAACATCTGGCTTTTTTCGTGGGATTATCTGGTAAACTAATCCAAGGTGACTCCTCATTGCCAGAAAATCTAACTGatgataaaaggaaaaagaaaaagagaaaaaagtcaTCCAAGTATCACAATGAAGTTGAGTCAGCTGTTCCATCCAAAAATGGTAATACTAGTTTATCACACTGCACGGAAGAACCACATATCAAAATTGGACCATCCGTTAATTCAGTGGACATAACTGGTGCTGTTGTTCCAGTAGGTGAACAAGCTATTGAAGGTAATGCTGAGGAGGTAGGCGTAAACAACTATAAAACTCTGACCAAAGAGCCTGATGCTGCAGCCCGTTTTGAAGAAGCTACAGAGAATGTCACTGAAGAGAACCATGAAGATCCTCTTGATCATAGCCATACGGAACAGAGTGTAGAAACTAATGTTCTAGATGGTTCTGCATCACTTACAAATCCTGCAGTAGTTGGTCCTGAAGTTCCAACTAACTCATTTTGCAGCAGGAAAAGGTCCAAGAATGAATTACCAAATAACACAGCGAGCAGGTTTGATCCTGCTGATCCTTCGGAACATGTGAATCCTTATGAAGCATCTGGAGACAACTGTAGAGATCTGCATGAAGAATCAGATGCAGCaaccatttcaaaaaaaattggggATCCTAATAAGGTTGCAAATTTAGATATTGAAGTTCCTTCTGGCACTAATATTAGAAGCTCACATCATCGGAGGAAAAAGAATACAAAGAAAGCTGAACTGACCAATCTGCAACCTAATAAAAATGGGATTGCTCATCCTTCAGGTGATCAAGTCAGTGCAGAGGACTATAAAGATACATTATGTGACCACCATAGAGAACTTGGTAAAGAATCTGAGGGAGCAACTATTCTTAGAGAGGCTGTCGCTCTTGAAAATTCTCCTGTAGTGGATTCTGGTACGCTTTCTAATATTGATGACCGAAAATCAAATCGGAGAAGCAAAAAATCAACAAAATCCAAActtcaaaatcataagttcATCCAACAAGAATCTGCCTACTCTCTGGGGAAAGAACCTGTTGAAGAGAAGCCCAAAGAAACATTGGAAACCAGCCATAAAGATTTGGGTAAAGAATCTAAGGCAACGACGAGTCATGGAGAACCTGCAGTTCTTGGAAGTCCTTCAAAAGTAGATTTAGTCATTCCTTCAAGTAACAATGATAAAATCTCGCGTCACCGCAAGAAAAAGTTAGCCAAAGCAGAACATTTTTATAGCACATCCAGCAATCATGATCTCTTTTCAGGGGATCAGAGTACTCGAGAGAATTTTGAGAAAGCATTCAGAACTACTAACGGAGAATCAGGTAATACATCTAATGCAGTGATGCTTCCTGAAGATGCTTCCCAGAATATATCTCATGGAACTATTTCTAAACTAGATTCAACTGGATGGTTAAATGATTCATCTAACAAGCATGAGACTGCCCACCATTCAACAAAAAACATAACCCAAGAGAACAGAAAGGAATTGTTGGGAAATACTGATGAGAATTCTGTTCAAGTAAATGAAAAAATGGATCTTTCCAAGTCTGGTAGTGGCAAGACTAACTTCGATTCTTTTCTCCCTAAAGTTACCAAGCATGAATCTGTTCTTTCTGCAAAAGAACTTCCATTAAAGGAGGCTGAAACTGGGAAATTACAAAAGGATAAAagtaaaaggaaaagaaagttaAACATGCATTCACAAGATTCCATTGCTGATACTGTAAAGCCTTTAAGTTCAAATGAGCAGCATGTGCATAAAAGTAAATACCAGGATGCTGATCCTGGTAATCATATTCTGATTGATTCTATGGCAGAGCTCCCAAATAAGGAAGTTGAAACTAAAACAACACATGATGAAAAAACTAGAGAGAGGTCAAGTAAATCAAATATGAATTTTGGTGATACTTCTTCTATTTTGAGGCCACCACAAAACTCACATGATGATAGCAGGCCTGAAAAGAAGCTTCAAGAGTACAAATCTGATACTTCCCATCAGGCATCCTTGTCAAGGGATGAGAAAAGAAAGCATGTGCGTCACCCCAAAGAAAAGACCTCTGCTTCTGACAGTAAGCTTAAATCTCATGACCATCAGGATGGCACTGCCATTGTGCACTCAACAGATGAAGTCCCACATCCTGGGAAGATGAATGCTGTCATCAAAGGTGATGCTGTAGGTGCACCTGCCACTCAGGGTGATAGTGCTGATGTTGCTTGTAAAGATGCAGTGGCTGATCTGTCCGCATCTAGTGACAGCACTGAAGATACGCCACATCGAACAAAGCGATATAGAGTTGCAGTTAGGAAGGTTCCAAGTAAAAGATTTGGGAAGGTTCTTAATCATTCTAAACAAGAAAAGCCCTCGTTAGCTACTCCTGGTGCAatctttgatgatgatacaagcGAAAGTACTGATGATGAGTTTGTGATTACCAACAGAGAAGATCATATGAAAGCAATCTCAGATAATTCATCTACATCTGCTGACTCAGATGGGGACCTTGAAGAAACACAAACTATAG GAATTAAACCTGCTGCATTTGGTAAAAAAGATGGGGGAATTGATGATGGGGGCATCATATTGTCACA AAAATGGACATGCTACCGCAATCACTTGAATGGACAAGCTACTCTTTTTATTGTGGAGtgttag